The region GCATTCAAAGAAACAAAAAAGAACACACCGAGTGCAAAATACAATTCTAAAGCCATTACCTAGCTCCTCCTGAAAGACGTTAAAAAAAGCATACACCTAAAAGTACTTTCGTCAACCGCTTTTTATTAATTCTTTTTTTCACATTCATTCAAACTTTAAACATTTTTTCACAACATACGATTTTAAAAATATTAGAATTGCTCTTTCCGCAATGAATTAAAGAAAAATACGCAGCAATTTAAATAATGATTCTTATGTTATAAAAAAAGCAGGCTTCATCGTTCACTTTTTAACAAGATTCAACTCTCAATAAATCACACTTTTACGTTGACTTTAGCAGGTCAGGCAGTAGAGGTAAGCGGACTTAAATAACCCAAAAAGGAATTTCGCCATGAAGCAGGTAGTAGTACAGATTAAAATTAAGCCCGGAGAGGTCAACAGCCCGGGAGCAATCCGCAACGAAGCGCTGAAAACAGCCGGATTACCCGACGATAAAAATATTTCCACCCGTGTGCTACGCCGCTCAATTGATGCCCGCTCCCGCAAACCGCACTTTGTGATGCAGGTAGCCATCGGGGACCCGGAATCAGTAGAACAAAAGAGTTCCGTCTTCACCCCTCAGCCCTTAAACGGGAAACAGATAGTTATAGCAGGAGCCGGACCCGCGGGATATTTTGCAGCCCTGACCCTGCTGGAACATGGCATCAAGCCGATCATTATAGAACGGGGCAGGACTGTTAACGACCGCCGCAAAGATTTGAAAAAAATATATACAGAAGACCTGATCAACCCTGATTCCAACTACTGCTTCGGTGAAGGCGGAGCAGGAACCTACTCCGACGGTAAACTCTACACACGAGCCACCAAACGCGGAAATGTGGGTAGAATTCTCGATCTGCTCATTGCCAACGGCGCTCCCGGAGACATTCGAATTGACGCCCACCCGCACCTCGGCTCTAATGTTCTTCCGCGCATTGTCAGCAAAATGCGCGAAGACATTCTCGCCTGCGGCGGAGAAATTCATTTCAACACCCGGGTAGATTCCTTTATTCTCGACGGAGACCGCATGACCGGGGTAATTGCCGCCGGTAATACAATCAAGGCCGATGCGGTAATCCTCGCCACCGGGCATTCAGCACGGGATATTTTCCACGCCCTCGCGGATCAGGACATTAAGATCGAAGCAAAACCTTTTGCTCTCGGCGTTCGCATCGAGCATCCCCAACCGTTGATTGATAAAATTTTTTACCACCAGTCCCCGCGCCACGAAAACCTACCTGCGGCAAGCTACCGTATTTCGACACAAGCCATGGGCCGCGGAGTCTTCTCCTTTTGCATGTGTCCCGGCGGATATATTGTACCGGCCTCCACCTCACCGGGGGAGCTGGTATTAAACGGAATGAGTCTGGCCGCGCGTAACGCCCCCTTTGCCAATGCCGGTCTTGTTGCGGAAGTTAAGCTTGAAGACCTCGAAAATCAGGAAAATCCGCTCTGCGCGCTGGAATATCAAGCTAATGCGGAAAAAAGAATGTTCGCCGCAGGAGATGGCATTACCCAGCAGGCTCCTGCCCAGCGGGTAACTGATTTCATTGCAGCACGCACCTCAAAATCAATCCCCAAGACATCATATATACCGGGTGTGTACAGCGCCCCTGTGCACGAGCTGCTGCCATTCATACAATCCGAAGCATTGCGCAACGGACTCAAAGCTCTGGGCAAAAAATTCAAAGGTTTCGACTCGGAAGAGGCAAAGGTGCTGGCGGTGGAATCGCGCACCAGTTCTCCTGTGCGCATCCCGCGTGACCGCGAAACACTGGAACATGTGCAGATAAAAGGTTTTTTTCCCTGTGGCGAAGGAGCAGGATACGCGGGAGGAATAATCTCAGCAGCTATGGACGGTGAAAAATGCGCCTTAGCCGCAGCCGCGAAAATTAATGAGTAATTCACTGTCATAATCACCGCCCACAACAACCGGGCGTATATATAAAAACAGGCGGTCCGCATCAATTGATGCGGACCGCCTTTTCAGCAATTAGGACAGGCTTTCACCTGTTCAGGAGCGCGTATACTTCCCCAAGCAACGCAAATATATCATTTAGCAGGAAGCCTTACGTGCTTCCTCAATGTAAACTTCACAAAGACGCTTGCTTACCGGACCGGGGGTTCCGTCACCAAGCTCAACGCCGTCAATTTCAAGAACCGGAGTAACAAAAGATGTTGCGGCGGTCATAAAAGCTTCAGTAGCCTTCTGAGCTTCTTCAATAGTGTAGGGGCGCTCTTCGATTTCCATTTTCATTTCTTCGGCGATACGAAGTACTGACTTGCGGGTAATGCCCGGAAGAATGGAGTTGGAAAGGTTACGGGTAATAATCTTTCCTTCTGCTGTCACGATGTAGGTATTGTTGGAAGAACCTTCGGTAACGAATCCATCTTCAACCATCCATGCATCATCTTTACCCTGCTTCTTGGCTTCAGTTTTAACCATGGAAGCGGCAAGCAACTGCACAGTCTTGATGTCGCGACGAGCCCAGCGAATATCAGGCATTGAAACAACACGCAGCCCCTTCTTTTCACCGGTCAGCTTCTTAGCCTGAGTAAAGAGAACCACGGTCTGCTCAAGGTCTTTAGGCATTACGAAATCACGGTCAATGGCGCCGCGGGTGATCTGAAGATAGATTGCACCTTCTTCCATATCGTTACGTTTGACCAGTTCACGGTGAATTTCGAGCAGTTCTTCGGAGCTCATGGGCATACCCATGCCGATTTCTCCAAGTGAACGTTCAAGACGGGCTACATGGCCTTCCCATTCACAGATTTTGCTATCAATAACAGCAGTAACTTCGTAGATGGCGTCCGCAAAAAGGAAACCACGGTCAAAAATAGAAACACTAGCCTCTTCTTCAGGCACAAAAGCGCCATTCACATATACTGTACGACTCATTTTATTCACTTATTCCATTATGAAAGATTAACAATTATCCCCACAATTCACTCTGCGGGGGAAAAACAAATTTATCATCGTATTCCAACGGGTGCTCTCTGTCTTCGGCCAAAAGTAACGGACCGTCAAGATCAACGACAGAGGCTCCGCTGGCGACAAGCATCGCAGGAGCCATGGCCAGCGAAGAACCGACCATGCAGCCGACCATAACATCATATCCGGCGGCTAAAGCAGCCTCCCGTAATTTGAGTGCCTCAGTCAGACCTCCGGTCTTATCCAGCTTGATGTTGACCATATCATATTTGCCTTTGAGAGCAGGCAGCGAATCACGGTCATGGCAGGATTCATCCGCACATACCGGCAGCACTCTGTCGATTTCAAGCAAAGCGTCATCATCGGATGCGGGCAGCGGCTGCTCCACCATCTCAACGCCCAGACGAACCAGCACAGGAGCCATTTCGCGATAGACGTCAGCTGTCCAGCCTTCATTTGCATCAACAATTATACGCGCATCCGGCGCACCGCGACGCACAGCTTCAATACGGGCGATATCTTCTATCCCGCCGCCGAGCTTTGTCTTGAGCAACGGCCTTGCTGAATTTTCAGCAGCCTGCTGTTCCATTTTTTCCGGTGTGCCGAGAGAAAGAGTATAGGCTGTAACTTCCGGGGTGGGCTCGCTTATTCCTGCCAGCTTCCATGCCGGAGTTCCGGTTTTCTTGGCTTCCAGATCCCAGAGCGCGCAGTCAACGGCATTGCGAGCGGCCCCGGGCTTAAGCGCGGACTGTAATTCCTCACGGGTAAGCGGGATTTTCAGGCCTTCAATCTGGGCGGTAACGGACTCCACAGTCTCGTTATAACGGGCATAGGGAACGCATTCCCCACGCCCGGTAAAACCGTCTTCTTCAATCTCTACCCGCAGCACAACGGCTTCGGTACGAGAACCGCGCGCGATGGTAAAAACCTGCGCCAGCGGGAAAACATCTTTTACAACCGAGATTTTCATTATACCAACGCCTCAACCAGACGGGATGCACCCTGACGGAAAGGATCGACAGCGGGAATACCCATCTGTTTTTCCACTTCGGCAAGATAAGTCATAGCTTCATCTTCAGTCATGTGCTGGGTATTTACGGAAACAGCTACGGCTTTGCACTCAGGATTTACAACTCTGGCAAGGGTCAATGCGGTATCGCGCAGTTCTTCAAGTGTGGGCTGCTGATAATCGGGCAGACCGCGCATGTGTTCACGAGTAGGCTCATGGCAAAGAATCAAAGCATCAGGCTGGCCGCCATGAACAAGCGCCATGGTCACACCGGAGTAGGATGCATGATACAGGCTGCCCTGCCCTTCAATGATATCCCAGTGATCAGGATCGTTGTCAGGGGTAAGGTATTCAACTGAACCGGCCATGAAGTCGGCGATTACAGCATCAAGGGGTACGCCGTTACCTTCAATGAGGATACCGGTCTGGCCGGTGGGGCGGAAAGTGGATTTAAGGCCCTGTTTTTTCATTTCGCGGTCGATGGCCAGTGCGGTATACATTTTACCAACGGAGCAGTCGGTTCCCACGGCAAGACAGCGCTTACCGGTGCGTTTTTTACCGGTGGCAATAGGATATTTCACATTGGGGATACGCACATCATGCAGTTTGCTGCCGCTTTTTTCCGCAGCTGCAACCAGCTCAGGCTGATCACGCAGCAGAGTATGCAAGCCGGAGGCGACATCCATACCAGCTTCAAGAGCTTCAACCAAAATAGTTTTCCAGCTGTCGGAAATAATTCCGCCGCGGTTTACAACGCCGACAACAAGTGTCTTGGCACCGGCTTCAACCGCTTCTTTAATAGTAAGGTCTTTGATTCCGAGGTCGGCCTTGCAGCCTTCCATGCGAAACTGTCCGGCAACGGCTTCAGGTCTCCAATCGTAAATACCCTGAGCCATTTTAGCGCCCAGTGCATCAGGAGCATCTCCGAGAAAAAGTAAATACGGTGCTTCAAACATGGTTACTATCCCCTTTAAAATTTAGTCTTTTTATTTGATTCTGCGGACCTATCAATTTGCATGCCATTGGTTAACATGCAAAGATAAAATCACAATATAACGGCAAGTTACAAATCACAGAACCATCGCCTTAAATTCCACGCGCCTTAAAAGCACAGCAGAATGCATAAAATTGTCTATGTGAAGCTTTTACCAGACTTTATAATCGACAAAAACGTTATTCGTTAAATTTAATTCTATTTTTTACTTATTTTTTAAATTTTATGCGTTTTTAACCTCGTATTTACGAAGCTGACTCAAAATGATTTCACAATATTGTATACAGCATTTTAAAAGACCTTATCTCTTAAGGTTTTAAAGCAATAAAAAGCACTTCTGACCAAAATACATAGATTAAAAATAACAAAGCCTTCCGCAAATAATTGCAGAAGGCTTTGTTTTTTATATAAATTTACCAGAACGCGTAAATTTGTGCTTTTACGGTAAATCCAAAGGCACGATCATAGACATTTATACCAAACATTCATGGATTCGAGACTACCACTTATATTTGTGTTGTTAATAAGTCTTCCCGAAAACTCATAATCTCCCTTGGAAAAAAGGGAATTTATTCCATAGGAACAGGCCCGGGCAATTGTAAAAAGGCACTTAATCCCTGATTTGGCGCAATCATCTTCAAGGGATCTCAAAAGAGCCCCGGCAATACCCACTTTGCGGTAATCAGGATTAACAGCAAAATCTGTCATTTCTGCGCTTTGCCCGTCTGCGGCTACTTCCGCAGAAGAGGCCCCCACAAGTCGATCTTCTTCAAAGACTCCGGCAAAGCGCACTCCCTCTTCCATTTCCTGAAGAATAAAATCAGGATCATTTACCGGAAAAGGATAGGTTTTGAAAGTCCGGCCGTAAAGATGCGCTAGCGCGTGCGCATCTTCCGGCCCAAGCCTACGCATATGCAGGCTCGACGGGAGAGTTGAAACATTTCCCTTCCCTTTTTTGCTTTCGGCAACAGCAAGGACTCGGTCCAGTTCCTCCCCGTCGGTATGCTCCTTACGCCATGAAGAGCGATAGAAGCTCAGAAAATGACCGTCGTCAGCACCGAACATTCCCGGCACATGCGCTTCCTTCTCAAAACCGTTGTCGAGAAAAGATGAGGCATGCGCGTCAGGTACCTTAACGAAAATCTTCGAGAGATCTTTTGTGGCAGCCATGCTGACAAGTTCTTCTACAATATAAGGCTCATCCTCAGGAGACAGCGACATTAGATAAATGCGGTCATTGTAGTCCCCCATCTGTATGATGCTGTTCCTAACTTTTAAAATGGAATCATGCGACATCCGAATTACGCTCCGCCCTTTCATTGTCTTCGGGTGTCAGACTTAGAGTGTCGTCCCAGTCTGAAATAAGTTTTTCAATACCGATGGCTTTTTCCTCGGCATCATCTTCCTTAAGCTGCAGGTTGCACTCGGTGCAATTGCGGTCGCAGTAATTGCACTCGTAAGAGTCTGGCTCTGTATATGTAGTGATGACCCCTTCATAGTTTCTGAGAACAACCTTATTCGTGGCCCATGAAACTATATAGTTGGGCATGACCGGAATCTTACCGCCTCCTCCGGGAGCGTCGACTACATAAGTCGGCACAGAAAATCCACTGGTATGACCGCGAAGGCTTTCCAGAATTTCAATACCCTTACCAACCGGAGTACGGAAATGGCTTAAGCCTTCGGAGAGGTCGCACTGGTACAGATAATAGGGGCGAACCCTGTTCTTAACCAGCTTATGATTTAAACTCTTGATCAGACGCGGGCAATCATTAACCCCGGCCAGCAACACACTCTGGTTACCGAGCGGAATCCCGGCATCAGCGAGTTTGGCAAGAGCTCTTCTGGAAGAATCAGTCACTTCTCTGGGATGATTGTAATGGGTATTAATCCAAAGCGGATGGTGCTTCTTAAGCATATTTACCAGATCGTCGGTAACTCGATAGGGCAGAACAACCGGCATACGGGTCCCGATACGGACAACCTCAACATGCTCGATCTCACCTATCTTGGTCAGAATCCAGTCCAGCTTCTCATCCGAAAGCATGAACGGGTCACCGCCGGAAAGCAGCACATCGCGCACCTGCGGAGTGTTGCGGATATATTCAATTCCCTGCTCCAATTGGTCTCGGGAAGGAACGGAATCCTGATCCCCCACTTTGCGCTTGCGTGTGCAGTGCCTGCAATACATGGAACAAAGATTACTTATATGGAAAAGCACCCGGTCAGGATACCTGTGGGTAATTCCGGGCACGGGACTGTCTTCATCCTCATGCAGCGGGTCGCTCATATCACAACGTTCAATTTTCAGCTCTTCCGGGCTGGGAAATGATTGCAGAAAAACAGGGTCATTTTCATAATCTTCCACATCAATGAGTGAAAGATAATAAGGGGTGATAGCCAGCGGGAATTTCCGCAATGTCAGTTCATGTTTCCTGCGTTCACTATCACTGAATTTGATACCTAAAACTTTTTCAAAGCCGGAGACAGTCCTGATTGTGTTGCGGACGTGCCACTTCCAATCAGTCCAGTCGGACTTAGAAGAATCGTCATCAATCACACCGGCCAATGCTTCCTGTCGCTCTGTGTAAACAGTCATAATATCCTATATTGTTATAAAATTTGAGAAAGGAATTCCTGCGTTCGCTGCTCTGCCGGAGCGGAGAACAAACGGGAGGGGGTATCCTGTTCCAGAATAACTCCCTTATCCATAAAGGCCACGGAATCGGCCACCTCATTTGCAAAATTCATTTCGTGCGTCACAACCATCATGGTCATGCCTTCATCGGCAAGGTCACGCATTACAGTGAGCACCTCGCCGACAAGTTCCGGGTCAAGGGCTGATGTAGGCTCATCAAAAAGCATTACTTCCGGCTCCATAGCCAAAGCCCGCGCAATGGCCACCCGCTGTTTTTGACCGCCGGACAATGTTTCAGGATAGGCATCGGCTTTATCTGCCAGCCCGACCTTATCCAGAAAAGTCATACCCAGATCCTTTGCTTCTTTTTTAGGCATTTTCCTCACTTGAGTGGGGCCTTCAGTCACATTGCCCAGCACACTCATATGCGGAAAAAGATTAAAATGCTGGAAAACCATACCCACCCGGCTGCGCATGGAATTGATCTTCCTTTCGTCACTTGGCACCTTGTCACCATTAATACTGATTTCACCCTCGGTGTAGGTTTCAAGACGATTTACGCACCTGAGCAACGTAGATTTACCGGACCCGCTGGCACCAATGACCACGACTACATCAGAATTCCCCACATTGAGATCAATCCCTTTAAGCACATGATTGGTGTCGAACCATTTGTGAACATTCTCTATACTGATTGTATCCTGCATAGTTCCTCCTTAGGCCCTGCTCGTATCGAGCTTTCTTTCTATTGCATGAAACAGAAATGTAAACGCACCGGTATAAATAAGATAAAACATCCCCGCGATGCTCAGCATTTCCATCATCATAAAATTTGAAGATGCCAGCTGCTGCGACTTCAACAACAGTTCATTGATGGTGATTGTGCTGGCAAGGGACGAATCCTTCAAAGCAATAATAAACTGGTTGCCCAAAGCCGGAACTGCGCGTTTGAACGCCTGCGGCAGGACAATCCTCAGCATCGCCCGCGGATAACTCATCCCGATGCTGCGCGCAGCTTCCATCTGTCCGGAGGAGATAGAAACTATCGCGCCCCTGAAAATTTCGGCGATATATGCCCCGTTATGAATCCCCAAAGCCAGAACAGCGGCAGGCATGGCGGAAAGCCCCACAAGACTGCGCATCCCAAAATAGATAAACAACAACTGCAGCAGTAGCGGTGTCCCGCGGATTACATAAATATAGGCATGAGCCGGAAGATTAAAAATCTTCTTATCGGAAATCCGCATAAACACGGTCAACAGGCCGAGGACAAGCCCCAGAAGAATACCCAGAACGGTAATCTCAAGGGTCATCCATGCTGCCGGGAGAAAATACGGGATATATTCCGGCAGACTCGCAAAATCAAAGTACATCTTATTTCCTTTGCTCAAAAAAGTAAGGAGGCTTTAAGCCCCCTTATCTTTCTATTTTTTGGTAATATCTACCTTAAGCCACTTCTTACTCAAACCGGTAAGCGTTCCGTCTTCATGCATCTGTTTAAGTATCTTATTCACTTCGTCGGTAAGCGATTTATCTTCCTTGCGAAAAGCAACTGCGATATCTTCCTTACGCAACGGAGAGCCAAGGGGCTTGATATTAAATTTACCGCTGTTCATAGCGTTTACGCCGACAACACGGTCAGTAATCACGCCGGCAATTACACCGTTTGAAAGCTCGGTAAGAGTATGTGTATCATCCTTATAAAGGCGGATGTCGGTTACTCCAAGTTTCTTTGCGTCCTGC is a window of Maridesulfovibrio sp. DNA encoding:
- a CDS encoding FAD-dependent oxidoreductase; translated protein: MKQVVVQIKIKPGEVNSPGAIRNEALKTAGLPDDKNISTRVLRRSIDARSRKPHFVMQVAIGDPESVEQKSSVFTPQPLNGKQIVIAGAGPAGYFAALTLLEHGIKPIIIERGRTVNDRRKDLKKIYTEDLINPDSNYCFGEGGAGTYSDGKLYTRATKRGNVGRILDLLIANGAPGDIRIDAHPHLGSNVLPRIVSKMREDILACGGEIHFNTRVDSFILDGDRMTGVIAAGNTIKADAVILATGHSARDIFHALADQDIKIEAKPFALGVRIEHPQPLIDKIFYHQSPRHENLPAASYRISTQAMGRGVFSFCMCPGGYIVPASTSPGELVLNGMSLAARNAPFANAGLVAEVKLEDLENQENPLCALEYQANAEKRMFAAGDGITQQAPAQRVTDFIAARTSKSIPKTSYIPGVYSAPVHELLPFIQSEALRNGLKALGKKFKGFDSEEAKVLAVESRTSSPVRIPRDRETLEHVQIKGFFPCGEGAGYAGGIISAAMDGEKCALAAAAKINE
- a CDS encoding amino acid ABC transporter permease, with the protein product MYFDFASLPEYIPYFLPAAWMTLEITVLGILLGLVLGLLTVFMRISDKKIFNLPAHAYIYVIRGTPLLLQLLFIYFGMRSLVGLSAMPAAVLALGIHNGAYIAEIFRGAIVSISSGQMEAARSIGMSYPRAMLRIVLPQAFKRAVPALGNQFIIALKDSSLASTITINELLLKSQQLASSNFMMMEMLSIAGMFYLIYTGAFTFLFHAIERKLDTSRA
- a CDS encoding amino acid ABC transporter ATP-binding protein, which codes for MQDTISIENVHKWFDTNHVLKGIDLNVGNSDVVVVIGASGSGKSTLLRCVNRLETYTEGEISINGDKVPSDERKINSMRSRVGMVFQHFNLFPHMSVLGNVTEGPTQVRKMPKKEAKDLGMTFLDKVGLADKADAYPETLSGGQKQRVAIARALAMEPEVMLFDEPTSALDPELVGEVLTVMRDLADEGMTMMVVTHEMNFANEVADSVAFMDKGVILEQDTPSRLFSAPAEQRTQEFLSQIL
- a CDS encoding D-amino-acid transaminase, yielding MSRTVYVNGAFVPEEEASVSIFDRGFLFADAIYEVTAVIDSKICEWEGHVARLERSLGEIGMGMPMSSEELLEIHRELVKRNDMEEGAIYLQITRGAIDRDFVMPKDLEQTVVLFTQAKKLTGEKKGLRVVSMPDIRWARRDIKTVQLLAASMVKTEAKKQGKDDAWMVEDGFVTEGSSNNTYIVTAEGKIITRNLSNSILPGITRKSVLRIAEEMKMEIEERPYTIEEAQKATEAFMTAATSFVTPVLEIDGVELGDGTPGPVSKRLCEVYIEEARKASC
- the dgcA gene encoding N-acetyl-D-Glu racemase DgcA, coding for MKISVVKDVFPLAQVFTIARGSRTEAVVLRVEIEEDGFTGRGECVPYARYNETVESVTAQIEGLKIPLTREELQSALKPGAARNAVDCALWDLEAKKTGTPAWKLAGISEPTPEVTAYTLSLGTPEKMEQQAAENSARPLLKTKLGGGIEDIARIEAVRRGAPDARIIVDANEGWTADVYREMAPVLVRLGVEMVEQPLPASDDDALLEIDRVLPVCADESCHDRDSLPALKGKYDMVNIKLDKTGGLTEALKLREAALAAGYDVMVGCMVGSSLAMAPAMLVASGASVVDLDGPLLLAEDREHPLEYDDKFVFPPQSELWG
- the ablA gene encoding lysine 2,3-aminomutase, whose product is MTVYTERQEALAGVIDDDSSKSDWTDWKWHVRNTIRTVSGFEKVLGIKFSDSERRKHELTLRKFPLAITPYYLSLIDVEDYENDPVFLQSFPSPEELKIERCDMSDPLHEDEDSPVPGITHRYPDRVLFHISNLCSMYCRHCTRKRKVGDQDSVPSRDQLEQGIEYIRNTPQVRDVLLSGGDPFMLSDEKLDWILTKIGEIEHVEVVRIGTRMPVVLPYRVTDDLVNMLKKHHPLWINTHYNHPREVTDSSRRALAKLADAGIPLGNQSVLLAGVNDCPRLIKSLNHKLVKNRVRPYYLYQCDLSEGLSHFRTPVGKGIEILESLRGHTSGFSVPTYVVDAPGGGGKIPVMPNYIVSWATNKVVLRNYEGVITTYTEPDSYECNYCDRNCTECNLQLKEDDAEEKAIGIEKLISDWDDTLSLTPEDNERAERNSDVA
- the dgcN gene encoding N-acetyltransferase DgcN, coding for MFEAPYLLFLGDAPDALGAKMAQGIYDWRPEAVAGQFRMEGCKADLGIKDLTIKEAVEAGAKTLVVGVVNRGGIISDSWKTILVEALEAGMDVASGLHTLLRDQPELVAAAEKSGSKLHDVRIPNVKYPIATGKKRTGKRCLAVGTDCSVGKMYTALAIDREMKKQGLKSTFRPTGQTGILIEGNGVPLDAVIADFMAGSVEYLTPDNDPDHWDIIEGQGSLYHASYSGVTMALVHGGQPDALILCHEPTREHMRGLPDYQQPTLEELRDTALTLARVVNPECKAVAVSVNTQHMTEDEAMTYLAEVEKQMGIPAVDPFRQGASRLVEALV
- the ablB gene encoding putative beta-lysine N-acetyltransferase; protein product: MSHDSILKVRNSIIQMGDYNDRIYLMSLSPEDEPYIVEELVSMAATKDLSKIFVKVPDAHASSFLDNGFEKEAHVPGMFGADDGHFLSFYRSSWRKEHTDGEELDRVLAVAESKKGKGNVSTLPSSLHMRRLGPEDAHALAHLYGRTFKTYPFPVNDPDFILQEMEEGVRFAGVFEEDRLVGASSAEVAADGQSAEMTDFAVNPDYRKVGIAGALLRSLEDDCAKSGIKCLFTIARACSYGINSLFSKGDYEFSGRLINNTNISGSLESMNVWYKCL